One stretch of Niallia sp. XMNu-256 DNA includes these proteins:
- the yabG gene encoding sporulation peptidase YabG — MSIKKMDIVGRKSYRCDILFRVIDIREQGNTKIAVLYGEDFRLIADAPFDDLVPINPSERAKKSQQFRSMEEQSLQLFRQDLHLLKEKREFETTEGYKKPNNYFHMPGRVLHLDGDPLYLKKCLTLYETIGIPVTGIHCNEKEMAHKIGGLIESYRPDILVVTGHDAYSKSKGEKTDINAYRHSKDFVLTVKEARKRVPSLDQLVIFAGACQSHFESLIHAGANFASSPSRVNIHALDPVYIVAKISFTPFMETINVWDVLRNTLTGEKGLGGIETRGILRTGMPLNKE, encoded by the coding sequence ATGAGTATAAAGAAGATGGATATAGTTGGCAGAAAATCTTATCGTTGCGATATTTTATTTAGAGTGATTGACATTAGGGAACAAGGGAATACAAAGATAGCCGTTTTATACGGAGAAGACTTTCGGTTAATTGCTGATGCACCTTTTGATGATTTAGTGCCGATAAATCCTTCAGAGCGGGCTAAGAAGTCACAGCAATTTCGATCGATGGAAGAACAGTCCCTTCAACTATTTCGGCAGGATCTTCATCTTTTAAAGGAAAAACGGGAATTTGAAACGACAGAGGGTTATAAGAAACCAAATAATTATTTCCATATGCCCGGAAGAGTCCTTCATTTAGATGGAGATCCTCTCTATTTAAAAAAATGTCTTACTTTATATGAAACGATTGGGATCCCTGTTACTGGTATCCACTGTAATGAGAAAGAGATGGCTCATAAGATCGGTGGGTTAATTGAAAGTTACCGGCCTGATATTTTAGTTGTCACCGGTCATGATGCTTATTCAAAATCAAAAGGTGAGAAAACCGATATTAATGCGTACAGACATTCAAAGGATTTTGTCCTAACAGTGAAAGAGGCTAGAAAAAGGGTTCCAAGTTTGGATCAACTTGTGATTTTTGCAGGGGCATGTCAGTCCCATTTTGAATCTCTGATTCATGCTGGAGCCAACTTTGCTAGTTCACCTTCTCGTGTGAACATCCATGCACTAGATCCTGTCTACATTGTTGCTAAAATCAGTTTCACCCCATTCATGGAAACCATTAATGTCTGGGATGTCTTGCGGAATACATTAACAGGTGAAAAAGGCCTCGGTGGTATAGAAACAAGAGGGATTTTACGAACTGGAATGCCATTAAATAAAGAGTAA
- a CDS encoding Veg family protein, with protein sequence MAKTLTDIKKALDSNLGKKLLLKANGGRRKTIERSGILAETYPSVFVIELDQDENAFERVSYSYADVLTETVQITFYEDTSGQVALS encoded by the coding sequence GTGGCAAAAACACTAACGGATATTAAAAAAGCACTCGATTCAAATTTGGGTAAGAAGCTTTTACTTAAAGCTAATGGCGGAAGAAGGAAGACAATTGAGCGGTCAGGTATTTTAGCGGAAACATATCCATCAGTATTTGTTATTGAACTTGATCAAGACGAAAATGCTTTTGAACGTGTTTCATATAGCTACGCTGACGTTTTAACTGAGACGGTACAAATTACTTTTTATGAAGATACATCAGGACAAGTTGCTTTAAGTTGA
- a CDS encoding small, acid-soluble spore protein, alpha/beta type produces MGRRRGIMSEGFKEELAKELGFYDVVQKEGWGGIKARDAGNMVKRAIEIAEQNLLNERR; encoded by the coding sequence TTGGGCAGAAGAAGAGGAATTATGTCTGAAGGGTTTAAAGAGGAACTTGCAAAAGAACTTGGGTTTTATGATGTCGTTCAAAAAGAGGGATGGGGCGGGATCAAAGCCCGAGATGCAGGTAACATGGTGAAGAGAGCGATTGAAATCGCTGAGCAAAACCTTTTAAACGAAAGACGTTAA
- the ispE gene encoding 4-(cytidine 5'-diphospho)-2-C-methyl-D-erythritol kinase, with translation MKLLVKAPAKINLSLDVLHKRPDGYHEVEMIMTTIDLADRLELTLLDRDEIYIVSHNRFVPDDQRNLAYQAALLLKKRYAVKKGVVIRIEKTIPVAAGLAGGSSDAAATLRGLNKLWNLHLSMDELARIGAEIGSDVSFCVYGGTALAKGRGEKIKHLPAPPTCWVILAKPYIGVSTADVYRRLDLSKIEHPQTNQMIQALEKADFNGVCKNLGNVLEDVTLKVHPEVALIKEQMKRFGADAVLMSGSGPTVFGLVQHDSRMQRVYNGLRGFCDQVFAVRMLGEQHTLD, from the coding sequence TTGAAGCTTTTAGTAAAGGCACCGGCAAAAATTAATTTGTCTTTAGATGTGTTACATAAACGTCCTGATGGTTATCATGAGGTCGAAATGATTATGACAACCATTGATCTTGCAGACCGATTGGAATTAACTTTATTAGACCGTGATGAAATATATATCGTTTCTCACAACCGTTTTGTACCGGACGATCAACGTAATTTAGCTTATCAAGCGGCCCTTTTACTTAAAAAGCGATACGCTGTTAAAAAGGGTGTTGTGATAAGAATCGAGAAAACAATCCCAGTCGCGGCTGGTTTGGCTGGTGGGAGTAGTGATGCTGCCGCAACATTAAGAGGGTTAAACAAACTGTGGAACTTACATTTATCAATGGATGAATTAGCACGAATTGGAGCTGAGATTGGCTCAGACGTATCCTTTTGTGTCTATGGAGGGACAGCATTAGCAAAAGGCAGAGGGGAAAAGATTAAACATCTTCCAGCGCCCCCAACATGCTGGGTCATATTAGCGAAGCCCTATATTGGTGTATCAACAGCAGATGTATATCGACGCTTAGATTTATCCAAGATCGAACATCCACAAACAAATCAAATGATTCAAGCGCTTGAAAAGGCGGATTTCAACGGGGTATGTAAGAACCTTGGAAATGTTCTGGAGGATGTGACTTTGAAGGTTCATCCAGAGGTTGCCTTGATTAAAGAACAAATGAAACGCTTTGGAGCGGATGCTGTACTAATGAGTGGCAGTGGACCGACAGTATTTGGACTTGTTCAGCATGATTCAAGAATGCAACGGGTTTATAACGGTTTAAGGGGATTTTGCGATCAGGTTTTCGCGGTCCGGATGCTAGGAGAGCAACATACTCTTGATTAA
- the purR gene encoding pur operon repressor produces the protein MKFRRSERLIDMTNFLLHHPRQLIPLTVFAERYRSAKSSISEDLAIIKEVFEERGIGTLQTVAGAAGGVKYQAFVSKDEARSFISELCETITDPARLLPGGYLYLTDILGDPMIVQKVGKMIAAAFIDKDIDVVMTIATKGIPLAYGVANYLNVPVVIVRNDNIVTEGSTVSINYVSGSTKRIQTMVLSKRSLSEGSKVLIIDDFMKAGGTINGMINLLEEFQAQLAGIAVLVEAEKAEERLVEDYLSLIKLSNVDLKQKQISVSEGNYFSKGNTSYS, from the coding sequence GTGAAATTTCGTCGAAGTGAACGTTTGATCGATATGACGAACTTTTTATTACATCACCCCCGACAATTAATTCCGCTTACCGTTTTTGCTGAAAGATATCGTTCTGCGAAATCATCTATTAGTGAGGATTTGGCCATTATTAAAGAGGTTTTCGAGGAAAGAGGAATTGGCACGTTGCAAACGGTTGCAGGAGCGGCAGGCGGGGTGAAATACCAGGCCTTTGTTAGTAAAGATGAAGCGCGTTCATTTATTAGTGAACTATGTGAAACAATAACAGACCCGGCCCGATTACTGCCGGGAGGCTATTTATATTTAACTGATATTCTTGGAGACCCAATGATTGTTCAAAAGGTTGGAAAAATGATTGCTGCGGCCTTTATTGATAAGGATATTGATGTCGTCATGACCATTGCAACAAAAGGAATCCCACTTGCTTACGGAGTTGCAAATTACTTAAATGTCCCAGTCGTTATTGTAAGAAATGATAATATTGTGACAGAAGGTTCTACCGTCAGCATCAATTATGTATCAGGTTCAACAAAGCGGATCCAAACAATGGTTTTATCGAAAAGAAGTCTTTCCGAAGGTTCTAAAGTGCTAATTATTGATGACTTTATGAAAGCAGGCGGAACCATTAATGGGATGATTAATTTATTAGAAGAATTCCAAGCCCAATTGGCTGGAATTGCCGTTTTAGTTGAGGCAGAAAAAGCAGAAGAACGATTAGTAGAGGATTATTTGTCTCTTATTAAACTTTCCAATGTGGATTTAAAACAAAAGCAAATTAGTGTTAGTGAAGGAAATTACTTTTCAAAAGGTAATACAAGCTATAGTTGA
- a CDS encoding RidA family protein gives MKVVSTKEAPAAIGPYSQGMVVNNVFYSSGQIPLTAEGELVEGDVVVQTHQVFKNLQAVLKEAGASLDSVVKTTVFIKDMNDFGKVNEVYGEYFHTHKPARSCVEVARLPKDVLIEIEVIALVK, from the coding sequence ATGAAAGTAGTAAGCACAAAAGAAGCACCAGCAGCAATCGGGCCATATTCCCAAGGGATGGTGGTCAACAATGTTTTTTATAGCTCAGGGCAAATTCCTTTAACTGCAGAAGGTGAACTTGTTGAGGGCGATGTTGTCGTTCAAACTCATCAAGTATTTAAAAACCTACAAGCTGTTTTAAAAGAGGCTGGAGCATCATTAGATTCTGTCGTTAAAACGACTGTTTTTATAAAAGACATGAATGACTTTGGAAAGGTAAATGAAGTGTACGGTGAATACTTCCATACACATAAACCAGCGCGCTCCTGTGTGGAAGTAGCTCGGTTACCAAAAGATGTATTAATTGAAATTGAAGTAATTGCACTCGTTAAGTAA
- the spoVG gene encoding septation regulator SpoVG: MEVTDVRLRRVNTDGRMRAIASITLDNEFVVHDIRVIDGNNGLFVAMPSKRTPDGEFRDIAHPINSGTRGKIQEAVLTEYHRLGEAEAEVEFEEAGAS, translated from the coding sequence ATGGAAGTAACTGACGTAAGATTACGCCGTGTCAATACGGATGGCCGCATGAGGGCGATTGCATCTATTACGTTGGATAATGAGTTTGTTGTTCATGATATCCGCGTCATTGATGGAAACAATGGCTTGTTTGTTGCAATGCCAAGTAAACGTACACCAGATGGAGAGTTTCGCGATATCGCCCACCCAATTAATTCTGGAACTCGCGGCAAAATTCAAGAAGCCGTTTTAACAGAGTATCATCGTTTAGGGGAAGCAGAAGCGGAAGTAGAATTTGAAGAAGCTGGTGCTTCATAA
- the glmU gene encoding bifunctional UDP-N-acetylglucosamine diphosphorylase/glucosamine-1-phosphate N-acetyltransferase GlmU, whose amino-acid sequence MLTRYAIILAAGKGTRMKSKLYKVLHPVCGKPMVQHVVDQISQLKIEKIVTITGHGAEEVKSTLGQQTEYVLQAEQLGTGHAVMQAKELLSNKSGTTLVVCGDTPLIKAETMEALFTHHEEKGASVTVLTAEADDPTGYGRIVRSESGLVEKIVEHKDSTDEEKLINEINTGTYCFDNQALFDALNHVTNENAQGEYYLPDVIEILKNQGKMVSAYKTPDFSETLGVNDRVALAEAEKIMKIRINEQQMRNGVTLIDPENTYIGADVEIGSDTVIYPGSVLTGKTTIGSDCEIGPNSEIKNCQIGDATVIRHSVAHDSQIGSHVNIGPFAHIRPLSTIHDKVKIGNFVEIKKAEFGEGSKASHLSYIGDAEVGKDVNIGCGSITVNYDGKNKYLTKIEDGVFIGCNSNLVAPVKVGKGAYVAAGSTITEDVPGEALALARARQINKENYVDKLDFNK is encoded by the coding sequence ATGCTCACACGTTATGCAATCATATTGGCCGCAGGTAAAGGGACGAGAATGAAGTCTAAGCTATATAAGGTCCTTCATCCCGTTTGCGGCAAACCAATGGTTCAACATGTTGTTGATCAAATTTCACAGCTTAAAATAGAAAAAATTGTAACGATTACTGGCCATGGTGCGGAAGAGGTAAAATCCACGCTCGGTCAACAAACCGAATATGTCCTTCAGGCAGAGCAATTAGGTACAGGACATGCGGTTATGCAAGCGAAAGAATTATTAAGCAATAAATCTGGTACAACACTTGTCGTATGTGGAGACACTCCGCTCATCAAGGCAGAAACGATGGAGGCCCTTTTTACTCATCATGAGGAAAAGGGAGCAAGTGTAACCGTTTTAACAGCAGAGGCAGATGATCCTACTGGATATGGCCGAATTGTCAGAAGTGAATCAGGCTTAGTTGAAAAAATTGTGGAACATAAAGATTCTACAGATGAAGAAAAATTGATTAATGAAATCAATACAGGTACGTATTGCTTTGATAATCAGGCTTTATTCGATGCTTTGAATCATGTGACAAATGAAAATGCTCAAGGGGAGTATTATTTACCTGATGTCATTGAAATTTTGAAAAATCAAGGTAAAATGGTATCGGCCTATAAAACGCCTGATTTTAGTGAGACACTTGGTGTAAATGATCGAGTGGCTCTTGCAGAGGCTGAAAAAATTATGAAAATCCGAATTAACGAGCAACAAATGAGAAACGGTGTCACACTTATTGACCCGGAGAATACGTACATTGGTGCCGACGTTGAGATTGGATCGGACACGGTTATATATCCTGGATCAGTCCTTACAGGCAAAACAACCATCGGCTCTGATTGTGAGATTGGTCCGAACAGTGAAATAAAGAATTGCCAAATTGGTGATGCTACTGTTATAAGGCATTCGGTTGCCCATGATAGTCAAATTGGTTCGCATGTTAATATTGGTCCTTTTGCTCATATTCGTCCGCTTTCAACAATCCATGATAAGGTGAAGATCGGTAACTTTGTTGAGATTAAGAAGGCTGAGTTTGGTGAAGGCAGTAAGGCTTCTCATCTAAGTTATATTGGTGATGCGGAAGTTGGAAAAGATGTTAACATTGGCTGTGGTTCAATTACAGTGAACTATGATGGGAAAAATAAATATTTAACTAAAATTGAAGATGGTGTCTTTATTGGATGTAATTCTAACTTAGTTGCTCCTGTTAAAGTTGGAAAAGGAGCCTATGTAGCAGCGGGTTCAACCATTACTGAGGATGTACCAGGGGAAGCTTTAGCCCTTGCACGTGCTCGTCAAATTAACAAAGAGAATTATGTAGATAAATTGGACTTTAATAAATAA
- a CDS encoding ribose-phosphate diphosphokinase, whose amino-acid sequence MSNQYLDPNLKVFSLNSNRDLAEQIAKVIGVELGKCSVSRFSDGEIQINIEESIRGCDVYVIQSTNTPINEHLMELLIMIDALKRASAKSICVVMPYYGYARQDRKARAREPITAKLVANLLETAGATRMITLDLHAPQIQGFFDIPIDHLMGVPILSDYFSNKELNGEIVVVSPDHGGVTRARKMAERLKAPIAIIDKRRPRPNVAEVMNIVGNVEGKVCILIDDIIDTAGTITIGANALVESGAKEVYACCTHPVLSGPAIERIQNSKIKELVITNSIALPEEKKIDKIKNLSVASLMGEAIIRVHEEQSVSILFD is encoded by the coding sequence ATGTCTAATCAATATCTCGATCCTAACTTAAAGGTATTTTCCTTAAATTCCAACCGTGACTTAGCAGAACAGATCGCAAAAGTCATTGGTGTTGAACTTGGTAAATGTTCTGTTTCTCGTTTTAGTGACGGGGAAATCCAAATCAATATTGAAGAAAGTATCCGTGGTTGTGATGTATATGTCATCCAATCGACAAATACTCCGATTAATGAGCATTTGATGGAGCTATTGATCATGATTGATGCACTGAAAAGAGCTTCAGCTAAATCAATTTGTGTTGTAATGCCTTATTACGGTTATGCACGTCAAGATCGTAAAGCACGTGCTCGTGAACCAATCACGGCTAAACTAGTAGCAAACTTGTTAGAAACAGCTGGAGCAACACGTATGATTACATTAGATTTACATGCTCCGCAAATCCAAGGATTCTTTGATATTCCAATTGACCACTTAATGGGTGTGCCAATTCTATCGGACTATTTTTCAAACAAAGAGCTAAACGGTGAAATCGTGGTTGTATCTCCTGACCATGGTGGTGTTACCCGTGCCCGTAAAATGGCCGAGCGCTTAAAAGCACCGATTGCAATTATTGATAAACGCCGTCCACGTCCAAATGTGGCAGAAGTGATGAATATCGTCGGTAATGTTGAGGGCAAGGTCTGTATTTTAATTGATGATATTATTGATACAGCGGGAACGATTACTATTGGTGCAAATGCTCTTGTTGAAAGTGGGGCAAAAGAAGTGTACGCTTGTTGTACACATCCTGTATTATCAGGACCTGCTATTGAAAGAATTCAGAATTCGAAAATTAAAGAGTTGGTTATTACGAACTCCATCGCCTTGCCAGAAGAAAAGAAAATTGATAAAATCAAAAACCTATCAGTGGCATCGTTAATGGGTGAAGCGATCATTCGCGTTCATGAAGAACAATCTGTAAGTATTTTATTCGACTAA
- a CDS encoding 50S ribosomal protein L25/general stress protein Ctc, with protein MSTVLQAKERSDKRRGTLTKLRKEGNVPAVVYGPKKTNRSIYLSEADLMKTIKDVGRNGVISLDVNGTTENVVLTDYQVNPLKTGFVHVDFLAVDMSKEITANVGLNLVGDAAGVKDGGVMQQSLFEISISAKPADIPASIDVDVTHLQVNETITVADIKVPFTINHDEDEVVASILPPRQEEEISSGEKQEAGTPENEEGRETKASAESKA; from the coding sequence ATGAGTACTGTATTGCAAGCAAAGGAAAGATCAGATAAGCGTCGTGGTACACTTACAAAACTTCGTAAAGAGGGGAATGTCCCTGCAGTTGTTTATGGACCAAAAAAGACAAACCGTTCGATCTACTTAAGTGAAGCAGATTTAATGAAGACGATTAAAGATGTCGGCCGTAACGGGGTCATTTCTTTAGATGTAAATGGGACAACAGAAAATGTGGTATTAACAGATTACCAAGTGAACCCATTAAAAACTGGTTTTGTTCATGTAGACTTTTTGGCGGTGGATATGTCAAAGGAAATTACGGCGAATGTAGGCTTAAATTTGGTCGGTGATGCAGCAGGGGTTAAAGATGGCGGTGTGATGCAACAGTCATTATTTGAAATCTCCATCAGCGCAAAACCAGCTGATATTCCAGCATCGATTGATGTCGATGTTACTCATTTACAAGTTAATGAAACGATTACTGTAGCTGATATTAAAGTTCCATTTACGATTAATCATGATGAAGACGAAGTCGTTGCTTCAATTCTACCTCCACGTCAGGAAGAGGAAATCAGCAGCGGTGAAAAGCAAGAAGCCGGTACTCCTGAGAATGAGGAAGGCAGAGAAACTAAAGCAAGTGCAGAAAGTAAAGCATAA
- the pth gene encoding aminoacyl-tRNA hydrolase, which translates to MKLIVGLGNPGKQYEHTRHNIGFEVIDALSERMQIPLDQAKFKGIYGFRVIDGEKVFLLKPLTYMNLSGESIVALMNYYQINEEDLVVIYDDLDLPVGKIRLRQKGSAGGHNGIKSIISHLGINEFNRIRVGINRPSNGMSIVDYVLGRFSKEETEEVKIAVDKSAEACEDWIKKPFLQVMNTYN; encoded by the coding sequence ATGAAACTTATCGTTGGTTTAGGAAACCCGGGGAAACAGTATGAACATACGAGACATAATATAGGTTTTGAAGTGATTGATGCCCTCTCCGAGAGAATGCAAATCCCACTCGATCAAGCCAAATTCAAAGGAATCTATGGTTTTCGGGTCATTGATGGTGAAAAAGTATTCTTATTGAAACCATTAACCTATATGAATTTATCAGGTGAATCTATTGTTGCTCTTATGAATTATTATCAAATTAATGAAGAGGACCTTGTCGTAATCTATGATGATTTAGATTTACCCGTAGGGAAAATACGTCTTAGACAAAAGGGAAGTGCAGGCGGGCATAATGGAATCAAATCGATCATTTCTCATTTAGGAATAAATGAGTTTAATCGAATCCGCGTCGGCATTAATCGTCCATCCAATGGAATGTCTATTGTCGACTATGTACTCGGGCGTTTTTCAAAAGAAGAAACCGAAGAAGTCAAAATCGCTGTTGATAAAAGTGCGGAAGCCTGTGAGGATTGGATCAAGAAACCTTTTTTACAAGTGATGAATACTTATAATTAA
- a CDS encoding anti-sigma-F factor Fin family protein, whose protein sequence is MAIHYHCRHCGIQMGTLDQNIVEAERLGLHTLNEEERQEMVSYESNGDINIKSICEDCQESYLRNPDNYQNDFIIH, encoded by the coding sequence ATGGCCATTCATTACCATTGTCGTCATTGCGGTATCCAAATGGGGACCCTTGATCAAAACATCGTTGAAGCCGAGCGTTTAGGTCTTCATACCTTAAATGAAGAGGAGCGGCAAGAGATGGTTTCGTATGAATCAAATGGCGATATAAACATTAAGTCCATTTGTGAAGATTGTCAGGAATCATATTTAAGAAATCCCGATAATTATCAAAATGACTTTATCATTCATTAA